The following are encoded together in the Malaya genurostris strain Urasoe2022 chromosome 3, Malgen_1.1, whole genome shotgun sequence genome:
- the LOC131439180 gene encoding facilitated trehalose transporter Tret1-like — MSGLLQQLGGILGGVVLLFCGGIHIGWSIFHLYMPGNKWAVGITIDQYRFAILSFFTGVGFILLILTFAKEWLSSRIWLMASSFFYMINGIFFIALPTDYPTTVATRIIAGFGHGIAHLVMSIYIGEIASKQYRGKLIAILTASITTGVAVFALISMGTTNLIYVMEPAMHPNRALGIIILPLSLGAAALAFFLMVESPIRILTVRKDEAAAGKNLRYLRNEQLDTASTTQEFNDMKLLVAESSMLSKMFVTEGNFKPFQLVLTLKLANLLFFNYSMNLAKMVYMSAMLDLTPTSHNWAPPILMLSKTGASFFTILIIDVLPRRFQYAISSTFTGSFMLAFGIVLATHEILQPWVAPFLYITAEVFNAMGMLPVTEILLSEAFPPKKKLLSIASVLVCEYVGHMVVYIIYFNVPSEPQNTYIKTIVFGSVILLKCLIAVLVIPDTRNTNPREAVQLFAHK, encoded by the exons ATGTCTGGTTTGTTGCAGCAGCTCGGTGGCATTTTGGGCG GAGTGGTGCTTTTATTTTGCGGAGGAATACACATTGGATGGAGTATTTTCCATCTGTATATGCCCGGAAACAAGTGGGCTGTCGGAATAACTATCGATCAATACAGATTTGCtattttgtcatttttcacCGGAGTAGGATTCATTTTGTTGATACTTACCTTTGCCAAAGAATGGCTATCGAGCAGAATTTGGTTG ATGGCATCGTCTTTCTTTTATATGATTAATGGAATATTTTTCATAGCCCTGCCAACAGACTATCCAACCACGGTCGCTACACGAATAATAGCAG gtTTTGGACATGGGATAGCTCATCTCGTAATGTCTATATACATAGGGGAAATAGCATCAAAGCAGTATCGAGGGAAACTGATTGCTATTCTGACGGCTTCGATCACGACAGGAGTGGCAG TGTTTGCCCTAATTTCAATGGGCACCACTAATCTGATATATGTTATGGAGCCGGCCATGCATCCCAATCGAGCACTGGGAATCATAATATTGCCGTTGAGCCTCGGAGCAGCAGCGCTGGCATTCTTCCTGATGGTGGAATCGCCTATTCGCATATTAACGGTTCGGAAGGATGAAGCTGCTGCGGGAAAAAATCTCAGATATTTGCGAAACGAACAGCTAGACACAGCTTCCACCACCCAAGAGTTCAACGACATGAAGTTGTTAGTGGCCGAAAGTAGTATGCTTTCTAAAATGTTCGTCACGGAAGGAAACTTCAAACCGTTTCAGCTAGTTTTGACGTTAAAGCTAGCCAATTTGCTTTTCTTCAATTACTCCATGAATTTAGCAAAAATGGTGTATATGTCTGCTATGCTCGATCTAACACCAACCTCTCATAACTGGGCTCCACCGATTTTGATGCTGAGTAAAACGGGTGCTAGTTTTTTCACAATACTTATCATAGACGTATTGCCACGACGGTTCCAGTATGCCATCAGTTCAACCTTCACTGGAAGTTTTATGCTAGCATTTGGTATTGTGCTGGCAACACATGAAATCTTGCAGCCATGGGTAGCCCCCTTCCTGTACATCACTGCAGAAGTGTTTAATGCCATGGGCATGCTGCCCGTAACGGAAATCTTGCTGTCGGAGGCGTTTCCTCCGAAGAAAAAATTGCTTTCGATTGCAAGTGTTCTCGTTTGTGAATATGTCGGGCACATGGTTGTTtacataatatattttaatgtgCCGAGTGAACCTCAGAATACGTACATTAAAACCATTGTTTTCGGCTCCGTTATACTGTTGAAATGTTTGATTGCAGTTTTGGTGATACCGGACACGAGGAATACGAATCCACGGGAAGCCGTTCAATTATTTGCACATAAATAA